In Harmonia axyridis chromosome 6, icHarAxyr1.1, whole genome shotgun sequence, a single window of DNA contains:
- the LOC123682343 gene encoding uncharacterized protein LOC123682343 has product MEHDTYCHECKREYSGVSNLRRHIKKFHPEIPPPYQEKKDYPFTCEECGKNFSYMRNFKSHRKSHLPPDQVVEYNKAKIKKRCPICEYSDWDRRGLFHHFREEHEIVILPEHKDFADFDSFLEWKKLYENENKSLFIKRHEASTAKYESTMIYRCHRSGYYQPRGKNIRRLKTQGSCKIDGYCPATIKAMKHKNGSVKVMLFATHVGHNEDLPPLTVSKQEKREIKANGKLKSIRLRHKTSLTLQKDLIVKTNQGWLFPSCKSGEVYCITAKDLECQCEINCSECKVCIHRYSCTCSDSTKKGNMCKHVHLLCQPHKTEEEMLQQEQLQQEELQELKSDQITEHYEQLQHEQLQHEQLQNEQLQHEQLQHDQLHTEDLQHDQLQHEHLQHEQLQHEHLQHEHLQHDQLHHETLQAQHHSGHSDDELIIYEGLHPDDDTDMQDLADHHQHIQNMLEDRKQSILNKLNDVLQRCNNENLLREIEMYVIQLDARVECGVLAVPPLVPLPNTPVAVAVATPLLEISSPKRQKAVLTELKQSKPIIRFQANDLFRHL; this is encoded by the exons atggAGCACGATACTTACTGCCATGAATGTAAAAGAGAATATAGCGGAGTAAGCAATTTAAGAAGACATATAAAGAAATTCCACCCAGAAATTCCTCCACCTTATCAAGAGAAGAAGGATTACCCTTTTACTTGTGAAGAATGTGGTAAAAACTTCAGTTATATGAGAAACTTTAAAAGTCATAGAAAATCACATTTACCTCCTGATCAAGTAGTTGAATATAATAAAGCTAAAATTAAAAAACGGTGTCCTATTTGTGAATACTCGGATTGGGATAGAAGAGGACTATTCCATCATTTTCGAGAAGAACATGAAATAGTTATACTTCCTGAGCATAAAGACTTTGCAGATTTCGATTCTTTTCTTGAATGGAAGAAATTgtatgaaaatgaaaacaagagTCTCTTTATCAAAAGGCATGAAGCAAGTACAGCAAAATATGAAAGTACAATGATTTATAGATGTCATAGATCTGGATATTATCAACCTAGAGGAAAGAACATAAGACGATTGAAAACTCAAGGAAGCTGTAAAATAGATGGCTATTGCCCTGCTACTATAAAG GCGATGAAACATAAAAATGGATCTGTGAAAGTTATGTTGTTTGCCACTCATGTGGGACATAATGAGGATCTCCCACCACTCACAGTATCTAAACAAGAAAAACGTGAAATCAAAGCGAATGGTAAACTTAAAAGTATCAGATTACGTCATAAAACTAGCTTGACCCTACAGAAGGATTTGATTGTTAAAACTAATCAAGGTTGGCTGTTTCCATCTTGTAAAAGTGGAGAGGTATATTGTATAACAGCAAAAGATTTAGAATGTCAGTGTGAAATTAACTGTTCTGAATGTAAAGTCTGCATTCATAG GTACTCATGTACTTGTTCCGATTCTACAAAAAAAGGTAACATGTGCAAGCATGTCCATTTGTTATGCCAGCCTCATAAAACGGAAGAAGAAATGTTGCAGCAAGAGCAGTTGCAGCAGGAGGAACTCCAAGAACTAAAGAGTGATCAGATAACTGAACATTATGAACAATTACAACATGAACAACTTCAACATGAGCAGCTTCAGAATGAGCAGTTGCAACATGAACAATTACAACATGATCAACTACATACTGAAGATCTTCAACATGACCAATTACAGCATGAGCATCTTCAACATGAACAGCTTCAGCATGAGCATCTTCAACATGAACATCTCCAGCATGATCAACTGCACCATGAGACACTACAGGCTCAACATCATTCGGGACATTCAG ATGATGAGCTCATAATTTATGAAGGTCTTCATCCCGATGATGATACTGATATGCAAGATTTAGCAGATCATCATCAACATATTCAAAATATGCTGGAAGATCGTAAGCAGTCGATTCTAAATAAATTGAACGATGTTCTGCAACGTTGCAACAACGAAAACCTCCTCCGTGAGATCGAGATGTATGTTATTCAGTTAGATGCTAGAGTGGAATGCGGAGTTTTGGCAGTTCCACCACTTGTGCCCCTTCCTAATACACCTGTAGCAGTGGCTGTTGCTACACCTTTATTGGAAATTTCCTCTCCTAAAAGACAAAAGGCGGTGTTGACGGAGTTGAAACAATCAAAACCTATCATCAGGTTTCAAGCAAACGATTTGTTCAGACATTTATAG